The genomic region TGGATCGCTCCTCCGAGGATCGCGACGATCGCGAGAAAGAGAGTCGCAAGGGCCAACCGGCGTCGGCGTTCGCGTCTGGGCCTGCTCTCGACCACACGACGCCACTCGACGGCGGCCCAGCGCCGATCCAGCTCGCTCACGCCTCTTCCCCCCGGGACTGCCCGGATCCCGCCGCCCCCGATGGAGCGACCGCCCTGTCGCCTGTCATCGCTCGCGCATCCGCGCGGCGCGCCCTTTCGCTCATGATTCGATCGCCCCACCGATAGACATCCCCTGCCCCGAGGGTCAAGAGGATATCTCCAGGCTCCAGCAGACCGTCGCACACGCGCGCCGCATCGTCGGCGTTCGAGACCATGTGGATGTCGGGGTGGCGCGCCTGCCCCCGGATCGCGGCGAGGATAAGGGAGGAGGAGACCCCCGGCAAGGCTCTCTCGCCCGCCGCGTAGATCTCGCCGAGGAGCAGGACATCGGTCATGGCGAGCGCCGCGCCGAACTCCTGCTGAAGCGCCCTGGTCCTCGAATACCTGTGCGGCTGGAAGAGGGTGACGATCCTCCGGCCCCAGATCTCCCGGGCGGTGGAGAGGACGGCCGCGATCTCGGTCGGGTGGTGCCCGTAGTCGTCGACGTGGAGAACGCCTCCGGCCTCGGATCGGATCTCGAGGCGCCGCCCCACGCCGCCGAAGGTCGCCAAGCTCTCCCGGATCGTCGCGATCCCCACCCCGACCTCCCGGGCGACGGCGTAGGCCGCCAGGGCGTTCAGGACATTGTGGCGGCCGGGGAGGGCGAGCTCGACCTCCTCGATCCCCTCGTCGAGGTACCGGACGCGGAAGCGCGACCTGTATCCGTCCGCCCGCGGATCGAGCGCGGCCACCTGGTTCTCCTCGCCGAATCCGTAGGTCACGCACCGCTTCGGAACCCGCCTGATCACTTCAAGCACGTTCGGATCGTCGCCGCAGACAATCGAGACGCCATAGAAGGGGACCCGGCGAAGGAAGCGGAAGAAGGCCTCCTGGATGTCCGGCAGGCTCCGGTAGTGATCGAGGTGCTCGCGGTCGATGTTCGTTACCACCGCGATCGTGGGGTTCAGGTCCAGAAAGGACCCATCGCTCTCGTCGGCCTCGGCGATCAGGAAGTCCCCACCCCCTAGCCGAGCATTGGAACCCACGGCCCGGATCCGCCCGCCGACGACGACCGTCGGGTCGAGGCCGGCGGAGGCGAGGAGATGCCCGGTCAGGGAGGTTGTCGTCGTCTTGCCGTGCGTTCCGGCAACGGCGATTCCGGTCTTCAGGCGCATGATCTCGGCGAGCATCTCGCCCCGCTTGAGCATCGGCTTGCGCAGGCGGACCGCCTCGCGAACCTCGGGATTCGATCGCCGGATGGCGGAGGAGACGACGACCAGATCGGCATTCGCGACGAGCTCGCCCCGATGCCCGATCTGCACCCGGATGCCGAGGCGCTCGAGCCTTTCGACCGCCTCCCCTCGGGCCAGGTCGCTTCCGGCGACGCTGTAGCCGAGGTTGTGGCAGACCTCGGCGAGGCCGCACATGCCGGTGCCGCCGATGCCGACGAAGTGGATCCTACGAACCTTGGCGGGCGACATGCTCCCCTCTTGCGCTCCTGCGCGGCATCCTACGGGGAGCCTCCGGGGCAGGCAACGGCGCCTGCTGCGGCCCATCCGTCCCCTCCGCGACGCGGCGGATGGCGCGCACGAGCCTGTCGGTCGCCTGCGGGCGGGCCAGCCGCATCGCATGGATCGACATGTCCCTCAGGCCTCGCGGGTTCTTGATGAGCTCGTCGATCTTGGCCGCCAGGACCTCCCCCGTCAGTTCCGCATCAGGGACCAGGATCGACGCTCCCGCGGCGACGAAAGGCTCCGTGTTGTGCATCTGGTGGTTCGCGGTGGCGTGCGGGAACGGGATCAGGATCGAGGGCCGCCCCGAAGCCGCCAGCTCCCCCAGGGTCAAGGCTCCCGAGCGGCAAACGACGAGATCGGCCAGGGCGTAGGCGTCTCCCATGTTCGGGAAGAAGGGACGGACCCAGGTTCGTATCGGAATCCTGCGGCACCGTTCGATCATCCAGTCGTAGTCCTTCTGGCCCGACTGGAGGAGGAACTGGATGTCCTTGCGG from Candidatus Eisenbacteria bacterium harbors:
- a CDS encoding UDP-N-acetylmuramate--L-alanine ligase, encoding MSPAKVRRIHFVGIGGTGMCGLAEVCHNLGYSVAGSDLARGEAVERLERLGIRVQIGHRGELVANADLVVVSSAIRRSNPEVREAVRLRKPMLKRGEMLAEIMRLKTGIAVAGTHGKTTTTSLTGHLLASAGLDPTVVVGGRIRAVGSNARLGGGDFLIAEADESDGSFLDLNPTIAVVTNIDREHLDHYRSLPDIQEAFFRFLRRVPFYGVSIVCGDDPNVLEVIRRVPKRCVTYGFGEENQVAALDPRADGYRSRFRVRYLDEGIEEVELALPGRHNVLNALAAYAVAREVGVGIATIRESLATFGGVGRRLEIRSEAGGVLHVDDYGHHPTEIAAVLSTAREIWGRRIVTLFQPHRYSRTRALQQEFGAALAMTDVLLLGEIYAAGERALPGVSSSLILAAIRGQARHPDIHMVSNADDAARVCDGLLEPGDILLTLGAGDVYRWGDRIMSERARRADARAMTGDRAVAPSGAAGSGQSRGEEA